The sequence below is a genomic window from Nicotiana tomentosiformis chromosome 6, ASM39032v3, whole genome shotgun sequence.
GACAAAAACTGTAAATGCTACTCGGACTGATTGGGCGAGAAAATTGGATGATGTGCTATGGGCTTAACGCACTGCATTCAAAACTCTGATTGGTATGTCACCgtataaattggtgtttggaaaggcatTTCACTTGCCGGTGGAGTTAGAGCATAAAGCCTTCTGGGAATTACGACAATTAAATCTGGACTTGGAGGCCGCTGGAACTAGTAGAGCCACAGAGCTGCATGAACTTGACGAGTTTCGTTACCATGCTTTTGAGAGTACAAGGTTATATAAGGAAATAATGAAACTGGTGCACGACAAAAACATTCTTGAGCAAACTTTTAAGCCGGGAAACGTGGTATTATTATTCAATTCGAGATTGAGGTTGTTTCCGGGCAAATTGAAGTCAAGATGGTGCAACACCCCGGAAAAtgttgaagtacttaagcgctattaagaaagttgatatacgctaattatattattttatgtgtatacaaggactattatatgaatgatattaattgatcatgataatatatgtatgatgtgcattaataatggtttatggtctaagaaaagccccaaggctaagtcaagttgaaaattttatgatgggataaagtttcaagtgagttcgcacaagatcctacttcaaatgcaTGCTTCTACCAAACTATAACTACTTAGGATATTATAAACATATCAAATTAAatacctttgagtctagtttccaacgcttcaaaccggtTGTTATTTAGACACTTCTACaataagttatgaccaaattaccaaaggctggaaaaatgagaTTCTACGATAATTCTGCGATCGTGAAAGTGCTTTTgggaccgcaaactggtcgcagaatgaaccagaacagcccagttttgggcaccaatttttgcgaccattttgcgactcgcatacccattctgcggtccattatgcgaccgcaaacctgctttcggagggttaattttttattttcataacccgaccccattttgataaataggctttggggtttattttggggcaattatctgaggttttCTTAGAGAGAattgagagtgttctagagagaggaagtagatgaagtatttttttatcaagatcttgtccaaactttgaaatccaacaaggaaatctcacaagttcttcatctaagatgtaaggttccataccctagtttttaatttcgaatttaggtagaagatggttgattaggagtatgattcttgggtatgagagtattatttatacatatatataccaataagatttgtgagaagattgttgggctaaaataagtaaagattgaggAGTGagggaaatcttgtagaagaaccttgtagccaaatttgcacacctaatgtttgatgaaatgctcaaatgagctgagaccatgaatatctttctaattatggttcaattttgttatgtatcaaaatagattgggattgctagaatttccggaatgttgtagtaatttaaggaaagctcaaagcgaggtatgttggctaaacttcctttttagaattgaattcaatgatgttcccgtaagtttcaagtatggatgtcttaagttccttattctatgttctgggttgttcccaataaatttgaatgtcccaaataagcaaagtgtcgagaattatgtattcaaaacgtgttccgaatattcctatcacattatgttatcttttgagaatgtgttcaagaatgatatgtgtattaaaatgctatgtctttgagtggtGTTTCAAGGAAAGGTTATGATGTCAAATTGtatgagaaaactcaatatgctttagactcttaattgcttatatgtgtacctaaagtattGATTGTAAATGTCTTATTGtagataacctataaagatgattggaggtgaaataagtgaattggggatataaggTGTGGTGAACGTGCCAAGagtaaaagttatacttgtggccaatggtgcccatgaaatgagatgatgtgagaaagattatgaaatgatctTTGATTCAATTATTCAAAAATTGACTTtgaaaaatagaattgcctaaaagtttatgaactcaagtgatgcccatatgtggttgttttagctaatgctatatttagtgagtattttcaatattttttgcattcttacatattcgtgagtggaaattgtgtattgtcctttttgggaaaaagtaattCAAGAAGAAATCCATTGTGCTTAAAGCCTTAATTACTAATAAACCTAAAGTTTTGATTTTCGGGATattgtatatgttgatatttaggatgatgatccatgaaaggaaagatatgaaagtgtggaataggAAATACGGCCATTGatccatgaaagaagaatcatatgtatggccaagagagaaAATGAACTAATAATTTtgtgagtggttgaaagtacAGATTACGTGATAtagggtgtgaaaggttatgagatgtacgtatttgtacttttgtttccaatgtgttataagcccctacgttcttgcgagtaaaggctatgatgttcctaaatgttctaAATGCTCTTAATATTCCATGATCACTCATGGCAactacaagtaagtgatagtatgaacatgaaatgtgatcgttgcctaaatgagaattttgaagtgttgtatgtcccaatggtttcaactatagttgtatgcttctgaaataatatatgtaaatgactttgattgttaagtccccaagagtcatgaacctagataatgacctcaagaggtcaagggagtgaataatgagatgaaAGAGAGCTGTCCTTTGTTAAATgacgatgaaccttaagaaaaggaattgggtCCATGTACCATTGAAAtagacttattgatttaccatgtatgcgctaatgtaatgagttttgtttttccatgatgagcatggacatgaagtattccaatgatatgagtaattacgacgttaaatgtaatgacaaactatgttgctttgagtttatatatggtattgtgattgggattatacctccaccagcatatattggggtgaagtGGTAGGAcctctttgtgtaggtattgtggtattgtggaatacacctccacccgcatatattagggtgaggcggtagggccgttttgtgttgggattgtggtacacctccatccgcatatattggggtgaggcggcatggccgctttgtgttgggattgtggtatggtgatacacctccacccacatatattggggtgaggcggcagggtcgCTTTATGTAGAGGTTGTGGTATCGTGATATACCACCACCggcatatgttggggtgaggcggcatggcctctttgtgtgaaggtggttataaaggatccccgacttaatatcGATAAATTTGAATAGAAGCTATTAATAAATTTGCTTGATATTAACGGCTATCTAAGCCtatttattgttaccatgattcatcatattcatgttgtatttccaagcccttgaatatgtgtatttgtattgtgtaagtgaacgctgtgaacggtctatgagacgcataagtgtattatatgatatgtgaacactaaggacgatctacaaaatgtatatgtgtaaattaagggaggaaggtgccactttcgttggcattgtttgtacatgttgttataattacattatattatgtattccacgtatagttcatctggcgcagttgatcctaaaagaaggttagaatgatgcaagtataaaaagacttgaaatgtgattttattagatgtttcgtagtttcttgatgtactttatttgcctcttatttgagttgtcgtattttcatatgttgttttgactgccttacatacgagtactatttcacatgtactcacgtcccttttacCGGAGGCGTtgtatcttttaatggatgcatgtatacttctacaggatgatatgaatctttgatagggatcttcttcactacccagcttatggtgagcccgctacagttctagtgggtgtttgggtctagttcattttatgtatataggtatccattgtcgtagaagctccatgtacactgtgggtcatataattaaatatttgagttttgtcatgtatttatattCACAGTATTTACACCTATTTATAGAGATCTGTAACAaccacgagaaagaaaatatgggccattaagccaagtgtatttaatatgaaagtcaagatcttattATGATATGgaaaatcatgcatgagtaatgatgagaggttaatgtaaattaggcttgctcgactaggtttactcggttgagcacaGGTCGCACTTCaacgattttggggcgtgacagatggCTTGGACCATTTTGTGTGCTAGAGATTCACCCCACCGGAGCAGTAGAGATTGCTTCAGAAGATGGCTCTCGCAAGTTTTGAGTCAATGGTCACAGGTTGAAATATTATTTGGGCATGGATGAGACGAAAGTAGTATCGGTGACTCATTTGCTAGAGCCAACAAGGTTGAGCGAGCTTTAAGTCGATTGTCTGTGTCGTGccacgatgttaaatcaggcgcttcatgggaggcaacccattgtaaTATTGTGTTTGTTATGACGTGATATTAACTAAGGCGCtagttgggaggcaacccaattagTAGTTAATTTTTAGCGTagttagaatttttttttctttttcttttcgttTGTAGGAACTAAAATGTTAGCAGAAAAAATTCGGCAGCATCGAACACTAACCTCGCATCGCCTGGTCCCCAGCGAGCTGGTCCAGGCAGAAAGCCTCGTGTCGCCTGGTGTATTTCACACGTGGGAGTTCGCCTCGCAATGGTTACAGCGAGATGCATTTCGCGTGGAGCCTTGCGCCGCATGCCCCAGAGCTCGCGTTGGAGCTTGCCTCGTGAGGGGGAAAGCAAGGCAGAATCCTCGCGTCGCCAGATACAAACATGCCTCCAAGGAAGGACACCGGTAAAGGCAAGGCCACATCCACTGCTCCGTCTAAGGCTAAGGCTCCCTCCGCACCTACACCGAAGAAGAGAAAATGGGGGAGGGGGGAAGATACTTCCAGTCAGGGTGAAGGACTGCAAGCTGTGGCAGCTATAGCAGCCACTCGCCTACAACCTCAAAGACAGCAGGAGATTGGACTCAAGAGCATACCTCCACATGTTAAGGACTGGTACAAACGTTGTAGGCCGAGACATATACATCCAGAATCTGCTATTCATGAGCGTCGCCTACAAGCCAAGTACCAAGCAATCTGGAGAGGTATTAATGATTTGGGGCTGAGTTATGTGTTCAAAAATACCGGGGATATAAATGTCAATCTGGTTCGAGAATTTTATGCTTGTTTTGATCCAAAGGATCCTGAGCAGCTGGTGCCCATTTGGGGAAGGTTGATAGATTTTTCAGCCTCAGCAATATGCAATTTCTTAGGTGCCCAGATGTTCCTCAGGAACCCTTAGACATTTCATCGCCCGTCCTACATATCGAGAACTGAGACACACTCTTTGTGGTGTCAATTATGTGGCGGCTTGGGTTCGGGACAAGAAAACCAATTGTCATAGAAAATTCCCTAAGAAGAAAATGAGGGCAGAGGCTCAAGTATGGCTGAAATTGATTAATACACGGCTCTTACCTTGCAATCATGACACTCTTATTAGCCGTGAGAGGACGTGTGTGCTATATTTCCTCATGACTAGCCAGCTGGTGAATGTGGGCCACCTGATCCGATACTATATGTCCCTAGTGAGAACTAGTAAGAGAATTGATCGAATGCCCTTTGCAAACATGTTGACTCAGTACTTGAGACAAAAATAGGTGGAGGAGGAGAAAGATTtcgatcacataattaatcatccCCTATGACTAATGGACATTACAAGCGTCTGGGTTAAGAAGGAGACTGTTATGCCATCAATGACAGGTGTCGAGTGCAATGCTCGCGATGACAGCTTTATGGCATATTTATATGGGATGATGGACTTACAGCTTCAGATTGGGGGTCGTTCGGCCACTACAGAGGAGTGGGCCATATTGGAGGGGTGTTTCCCGCTCAATGCTCATACTCAATAGCTGGTTGGTCTTGGTGATGGCTACAGACTCCTAGAGGATGAGGATGTCAACACACCTGAGCAGTCCGAGGCCGAGCCGGAGCAGCCGAGCAGGCgaatgatgataatgatgatgaggaggaagcaGAAGATGAGGAATGGGCAACCTTCGAGGAGGAAGGCGATGACGAGGCTTGATCAGGGAGTTTTCATACACCCTACttgttattttttttgttttatgtGTTTGAGTATACATCGAGGACATTGCATGAAATAAGGGTGGGTGGTAACTTGTAAATATTATTCTTGTTTGAATTTGTAGTTTTTTGTAGTTAGTGTCGTCTTAgtttaaaaaaagaagataaaaatgTGTAGTGTCGTCTTGCTAAGTAGAAAACATTGGAttcttcccgacgatggatctcctagacagttttcttgagggaattaagtctaaagaaaaaaaaccaaaaagattttcttgtaggtagtgtagtaatgcccccttggtttttctttgtgccgcggttcttttccaagggttttagttgaaccaggtgtagttagttttaatttttaagaGTAGAAATCACtgtgctatgaattgaattgcagcgatatctcttgactttattatgcattgagaatagtgagtactctgATTGTGACGCTTATGCTCAGTATTTGACtctagtataagtaccttaaatcgtagattcttaaaattgcttaactgctttgactagagtgtcgtgATAAAatcaatcctgagtgagttatgtgccatgtctgTGTAAGGTTtgtatgtattctgtgcattgcagttgatgtctagaacttgcctcgtgtgtGTGCAAAGCGAAATAATAGTCTTGTTTAGtttgggaagtgatataggcgtttctttgttgatccagatatatatagtttacccgcctaattgtCATATAACGTaattaacccctttgagcctataatcttgtttatttggtaaccacattacaagccttaccctttatttgaattgaccacTTGTCGTCTCTCATGAGTACTTGAATTGTGACGAAttatgtaaaagttaaagtgtggggtggtggttggcttttgagtggaacattttgaaaaaaggagaaaggtgtaccgttttgaaaagaaagaagaaaaaaatatatcaataaaagccacttgaaaaaaatacatatagttgtattgtataaaaaaaattaattcttgatggtggtggttagtgatgtaattatgcttaaagaagtatgagataatatacattgatgtgaatgtggagttttggtttgacataagcaTGGATTTAAGTGTtgaagtatatgtattaaagtgcttaagggaggtgtagtcactcatctaaatgtatcctacccgacccgcaacctacattacaaccagttaaagtcctacttgatcctagactgaatgagctcgattagtagagtattacactacggacaagcctatggtgcatcatttgtggcatatgaatgttatttttgaGTGTGAGTGAATTCTTCCTACCTTGAGTTCCTACagtcttaaattttattgtgtgtggaactaatctcTTTGTTGTGTTAGGGAACGTGATTTATAATGGAGAGGTAATGTCGTTAACCTCCATGTTAGAGTAAGCAAGTGAATTATGAATAATGCATGGtgtttgtgagtcaaatcttgaggtgagaaTGTTACATCTTTGTGCTTAgtatattttaaagattcttggtgtgacGAGTTAAGGTAATTACTTAAAAAGTTCgtgtctataagtgtagtttgatttctcgaggacgagcaacgtttaagtgtggggtattgatgttcGACTACAATTccatattttagtacattatttACCTTACATTTTAGGTGCTTTAATGCCAAACTATACTTTATTTGCGCGTAATgtagtctattttatgtgtaagtACATTGGAGATGAAATGAGAGCAAAAGGAAGATTTAAAGTTTAAAGCGTGCTCGAAAACAGttggaaagaagaaagaaagaagtgagcagcGGAAAAATGAAGAAGTTGGCGAGGCGAGCCTTTGAGCTCGCGTGGGAGCAGGCGACGCAAGGGGTAAGGCGAGGATGAGCGCGCTGAATGCCTGGCGCCGCACGGTCTGGGGCTAGATGCATCTTGCGTTTTACCTCGCGAGGCACGGTCTGAGGCGAGCCTGATCCGGattttgaaggcttatttcgtctccttatttgactaggacttgggctatgtcgtttaggtcttttcctacacatataaatagacattaaacaccacttttgaaagagttttgcgaccggaggcaagaatagctcgtggaacacacatataattttttttattcctGAGCCGCCACGTGTTTTTTCGTTAAAATTAAGGGTAAATTTAAACTAAAGTATAAGGGTAAAGGCTCAAACACCTTGACAGTATAACGGGGTTTAAGTTTAAATAATTTTTGATTGTAAAAGGTTATATTTAATCGTTATAAAAATAAGAAGTCGTCAAAACAGAGGAAATAGTAAAAAGGAAGAGGTCAAACACACAACGTCTGTGGTCCGATCAATATGACTCACGTGCCATTATTTGGGGGGACATCACTGACACCCATGAAAAAATAGTAATAGGATTCTCCTCTTAAATCACAAAGCCAATTTCTCCATCTCCTGAATAAGAAttacccccccccctcccccctcccctctCTCTTTCTCTTGCAAAAGTTTGTTAAACAAATCCAACGGCTGACTTCACTCTCCCACTCCAATCCAAAGGTTGAACAATTACTCTTCCTTCAAAATCACAGTTAATGACCTTTTCTCAATTTGTTCAGCTTCTTTATTACTCAATACTTTTTGTATACTGGTAATACCTTATTTCTATGAGCTATATAGTACTTGGTCCAAGTCAATGACCAGCTTCTTGTTATAGACCCCACCTTCCCAGGAGAAAACAGGGGCAAAATAAAACAGAAAGAAGGTACAAATTAGCTTTGTGAATTTGGGTTCTTGAATTTGTAAGGGTTTGTTCAATTTGACTTTCAAttctttagtttttttttttcgtgtgtgtgtgtgtgtctgtgCGCGCTCTACTGTTTCTGGGTTTTTATCTCTTTCTTGAGTGTTGTAGAATTTAGTTACATTTTAGGGCTTTTGCTGATTAAAGACTTGTTCTTTATTAAGTTCATGTAGCTGTCTGCCCTTAGATTTTGCTATGCTTTGGTGCTAAATTTTCTCCTTTCTGTTTGATTTTTGTACCCTGGTAATGGCTGATAAGACTTAGGCTGGAAGGAGTTGAGCATAGGGTTTTTGTTGGAAAAAAcccattttttttttccttttttcattAACTTATGTAGTCATTGCTAAATAGGATTGTTGTTGGATGACGGTGGTGTATGGGCCATCGTGCACTTTGATTAGTCCACGGGTGCCTGCTAGCTCCCGCCGGCACAGGTACCGTAACTCTACCCATGCTTAAATAGGAATTCTGGCAATTGTCCCGAGATTTGCTTCGGAACTCATGTTGCTTCACTTGATCATGAAAATTGATTGGTTTGCTGAGTTTATGGTTCAATATGAGAGACTTCCTAGATTTGTAAGTCCTTTTTTTAGTAATTTCCAAAAGAAACAGCCCCAGAGTTTAGTTAACTCTTCAATGACACCAATTCCATTTCTGACATGTCATAGCAATAGCATAGCAGAGTTTTACATGGTTATAGCTTCTGAAATTAGCGTTCCCTATCTATTATCATCTAGAGGTTTCTTGTACCAGCATCTTCTCTCATCTCCATGCAGTCTATTATAGCATCATTATTGCACGATACATGCGCTCTTTTAATTGCGTCCTCATAGAATTGTATACCTCCTGCTTCCCTTCCTCGATATCTTTTTGTGAAATGGTGTTACCCAAATGGCTGTTTCTTGTTAGGAATGGTGAGGGCATAGTTCAGCTCTTGAAATCCTTTTTTGGATGTACTCTGTCCAGCTTTTGCTGTCTTACATCAATAAATCTtacaatatatataaaaaaaagaattAAGATGGACCATTGTTTTGGTTTGTGTACAGCGACCGGGGAAATATTCAAGTACTTACTTGGATTGTACGTCCAGCACTATTACCTGAAAGAAGTTGTAAATTTTTAAAAGCTGTTCCGTTCCACCCATAAAATCTAGCTAAGATCTAATACAAAGATTGATTCAGACTTAGAAAAAATAGAGTGAGAAAGAAACTATATATTATGCATGACATGTTAACTAATTTTTTTACTTAGTTTCGATAATCTATTTGCATTCCTCCCTTTTTGGTGAAGAAGCGTGTAGAGAAAGGAACATTTAAGTCCTAATCTGAAATGAAAGGAAAATTTAGGATATGGTTTGCAGTATTCTTGGTTGTCTTGGTTAAAGAAATGCAACTATTTATTATGAATACAACAGTTGGTTGTCACAACTGTTGATATATATGCTACTTTTTGTGTCTAGTATTGGGTTATGGTTTGGAGCATGGATGATTTTTCAATGATTGGGTAGAGTAAAATGCTACTTTTGGTGTTTTGAATGTTGTGAAGTATCAACGTAGACTCAATTGAACTCTTGATTGTATCTAGTAGCTAATAAAATATTCTACACTATGGACCTTTTTtatttgaattcaagaaagaaacCACACAACATTCAATTTCAAACGCTAGAAAGATCACGATATGTATATCCTTCTTGTTTAGAGATGTTCATCCTTGTCGCCTCGTAGCTTTGGGTCCAGTGGTAAGAGTATAACTCATGATGTGTGGATTAGCCACACGTTAGAGGTTCGAACTCTACTGCAAACAAAATCCGTTTAtataagtggagaagggtagaggggcggGCCCTTAATACATTGAGTTTCTAGCCGTGTACAACTGGTCCTCGGAGATTTTTGGTTAAAAAAATAGATGGGCATCGTTTTTAGTTTTctgagaaaaaaataattatggcAAAATGCTAATACCCTTATGAATTCCAAATTGTTTTCATCTTTTTAAAGCATGTAATTGGTGATTCAAAAGTCTAACTTTATTTGTTCATTTTTGCTAGTTATTGAAATTCCCTATTTAGTGAATCAAATAATCATTATTCTTTTAAAGTTTAGAACATTTGTCATCTAAATAAGGCTTGTAGCGAAACGGTGATTTCAATAATATAAACGCCTTTTGTTCCACTTTATGTGACATAATTACTATTTGGAGAGTTAGATGAGTTTTTCTTTGACCGCGTTTaaaatcttttaaaatattttgaattgttgattaTTGTGATTTATGATCTATGTTGCACGGACTCTCCAAaatatgcaaataatttatttaaaaaactTAAAGATTTTATGTCCAAATTCACACTGAAAATTAATTAGTTTGACCCTCGTACTTTGATCTGTGTCACATAAAGtggaacagagggagtattattttcatgATTTGATTTGAAAATGTATATAATTTTCAAATGGCTTCCGCGATTAACTGATTTTCATGCATATGGTCAGAGTATATCATATGGTTTGGTTCGATCGGGTCGAGTAGTGTAACGGGCGCCCGTCACTAGGATTTGGATCGTGACTATTACTCTCTcccttttaaaaaaatattactatctcatcatctttttcaaaaatattgCTATCTCACCATGTTAAACCCTTCAAATTGTTCCCTTATCTATACTTTTTCCCCTCTATCCCAATTTAATTATTCAGCTAAAGTTTACTTTTCCAGTTCCACTGGCGTTGATCTTGTGTTTTTTTTCCTGTAAAAGTTTGGTGAATAGGGACTCTCACGTGGAAGTTCATTGTCATTGCGCATAAGTAAGGTCATTGACTTTGTGTCAAACATGTTTGCGACCAGTTTTCTGTCACATATGGCACCATAGGCAGATGTGACTACCCAGATATCTTGTGTAAACAATTTTTGGTTTTTATTTGTCGGAAACAACTTAAACCTGAGTATCTAGAATTTCACTCTTAAATTTCAGTCAGTGGTATTTTCAATAGAATGCTCCCTTTCCCATGAACAGCTATTTTGTTCTGTTCTCAGATAATTGGAATTATTTCTTCATGTTCAAATAGATCCAAATTGTGAGGATTAATATTGCCGACCctaacttgtttgggactgaggcgtagtagttgttgttgttcaAATGGATCCAAATTCAACAATTGATAAGTATTGAACTGTTAACTCACAGCATCTATTATTACTGCTAATTCATTTTTGAAAATGCACAGCATGATAACTGCCCTGGAATAAGGTTTCGTTTGCCCGTATACTTGTACTTTGTTCCCCTGCCGAACTGTGTATAATTTGGTTCTCATGATTCAAAGATGGTTTTGCACAGGATAATGGGTACCCCTAGAGAAGAGGCAACAAATGAAGTTTCCTCCGAGAATTTACAGCGGAAGCCAGACCCTGACCCTGCAACCAACAACCCAGAGTTAAAAGAGAAAGGGAGATGTGAACCAATTTCAGCTGATGTTGTTTCTGGTGAGTTGCAGAAGAGACTGAGTCCTGCTGCTGACGCACAAGCATCAAAAAGTAATCAAGAGGAAACTACACATCCTTCAACATGCCAAGACGTGTCAAGTAATGTGTCACAATCTAATCAAGAAGATATTTCTCTTTCTAAAGAACAACAGTACCAGTCAGAAAATGTGCGGCAGAAACAGGGTCTTAAGAGTGAGGGTGATGCATCTGTATGTAGTCAACTTTCTATTTTACCAAAGGTCTCAGATGCAAAATCATGTGGATCAGAATCTGGTGTAATAGAGAAAGTGGTTTCCCCATTATCTGGTAAGTCTTCAGATTCTTCAGATCAAATACAGAGTCAGAGCATGGAGGTAGTTGTATCACAATCTGATCACCAACGAGTGACTTATCCCATAAGGCCCGAGAAAACTTTGGATAAGTTGCAACCGAGGCGAAATCCTGATACTAGTGGCCATGGGTTGCCATCTGATCGCGGTATGACTCTCTTCAGGTTACCTGAAAAACCATTGGAAGATGGATATAACTGGCGAAAGTATGGTCAGAAGCTTGTCAGAGGAAATGAGTTTACTCGGAGTTATTATAAGTGCACATACCCTAATTGCCTTGCAAAAAAGCAAGTGGAGAGATCACATGACGGGCATATTACAGATGTCCACTATATTGGGAAGCATGAACATCCGAAAACTCCGAGTGGACCGCAAACCTCTCCTGGATTGGTGGCCCCTTTGCAAATGAGACAACCAGACATTCCAGTGCTCACTACATCAGAAGAAGGTACTCAAAATTTCTGAGTGAATTATGAGTTTCTTTGATCTAgaatttttactaattttattTTGTGACATTTATTAGCTGAAGGCGAGAAATCTACCACGCGAGAAACATGTGAATCTAGTAAGCCATCAGAGGCCCCGCTTGCATTGGACATTGTATCAGCTGGTGCTGGTATGCAGGTTACGCCTTTGAAGCCACATAAATTAGAAAATGAGGTCGATAAGAATAGTGGTCCAGACTCAAAAAGACAGTATGTTAAATCCCATGCCATGTTTGTCTTTG
It includes:
- the LOC104101174 gene encoding probable WRKY transcription factor 33 isoform X1, with protein sequence MTVVYGPSCTLISPRVPASSRRHRIMGTPREEATNEVSSENLQRKPDPDPATNNPELKEKGRCEPISADVVSGELQKRLSPAADAQASKSNQEETTHPSTCQDVSSNVSQSNQEDISLSKEQQYQSENVRQKQGLKSEGDASVCSQLSILPKVSDAKSCGSESGVIEKVVSPLSGKSSDSSDQIQSQSMEVVVSQSDHQRVTYPIRPEKTLDKLQPRRNPDTSGHGLPSDRGMTLFRLPEKPLEDGYNWRKYGQKLVRGNEFTRSYYKCTYPNCLAKKQVERSHDGHITDVHYIGKHEHPKTPSGPQTSPGLVAPLQMRQPDIPVLTTSEEAEGEKSTTRETCESSKPSEAPLALDIVSAGAGMQVTPLKPHKLENEVDKNSGPDSKRQKKDIAKDDTPPIKSHSEPRHIVQTMSEVDIVNDGHRWRKYGQKYVKGNPNPRSYYRCSIAGCPVKKHVERASHDPKMVVTTYEGQHDHNMSWFRTLSQITAAPDLSLTGISGESRLESGETKHIGESISELGENKHVGKSRIESGENKHVGESRIESGETKRVGQSISESGETKHVRASISESGETKHVGESRIESGKNKHVGQSRSESGENKHVNLDMVVHIGAN
- the LOC104101174 gene encoding probable WRKY transcription factor 20 isoform X2, with translation MVLHRIMGTPREEATNEVSSENLQRKPDPDPATNNPELKEKGRCEPISADVVSGELQKRLSPAADAQASKSNQEETTHPSTCQDVSSNVSQSNQEDISLSKEQQYQSENVRQKQGLKSEGDASVCSQLSILPKVSDAKSCGSESGVIEKVVSPLSGKSSDSSDQIQSQSMEVVVSQSDHQRVTYPIRPEKTLDKLQPRRNPDTSGHGLPSDRGMTLFRLPEKPLEDGYNWRKYGQKLVRGNEFTRSYYKCTYPNCLAKKQVERSHDGHITDVHYIGKHEHPKTPSGPQTSPGLVAPLQMRQPDIPVLTTSEEAEGEKSTTRETCESSKPSEAPLALDIVSAGAGMQVTPLKPHKLENEVDKNSGPDSKRQKKDIAKDDTPPIKSHSEPRHIVQTMSEVDIVNDGHRWRKYGQKYVKGNPNPRSYYRCSIAGCPVKKHVERASHDPKMVVTTYEGQHDHNMSWFRTLSQITAAPDLSLTGISGESRLESGETKHIGESISELGENKHVGKSRIESGENKHVGESRIESGETKRVGQSISESGETKHVRASISESGETKHVGESRIESGKNKHVGQSRSESGENKHVNLDMVVHIGAN
- the LOC104101174 gene encoding probable WRKY transcription factor 20 isoform X3, giving the protein MGTPREEATNEVSSENLQRKPDPDPATNNPELKEKGRCEPISADVVSGELQKRLSPAADAQASKSNQEETTHPSTCQDVSSNVSQSNQEDISLSKEQQYQSENVRQKQGLKSEGDASVCSQLSILPKVSDAKSCGSESGVIEKVVSPLSGKSSDSSDQIQSQSMEVVVSQSDHQRVTYPIRPEKTLDKLQPRRNPDTSGHGLPSDRGMTLFRLPEKPLEDGYNWRKYGQKLVRGNEFTRSYYKCTYPNCLAKKQVERSHDGHITDVHYIGKHEHPKTPSGPQTSPGLVAPLQMRQPDIPVLTTSEEAEGEKSTTRETCESSKPSEAPLALDIVSAGAGMQVTPLKPHKLENEVDKNSGPDSKRQKKDIAKDDTPPIKSHSEPRHIVQTMSEVDIVNDGHRWRKYGQKYVKGNPNPRSYYRCSIAGCPVKKHVERASHDPKMVVTTYEGQHDHNMSWFRTLSQITAAPDLSLTGISGESRLESGETKHIGESISELGENKHVGKSRIESGENKHVGESRIESGETKRVGQSISESGETKHVRASISESGETKHVGESRIESGKNKHVGQSRSESGENKHVNLDMVVHIGAN